The stretch of DNA acaatctAACTAAAACTTTTTTAAATAATCAAAAGTTCTCATAACTTATCAATTCTATTTAATAAACTGTTGTTGCCCTCTAGTGTTCAAACACAGCTTGTAAAGGCCCCTTCAGAAAGATCCAGACTGGTCAGCTATCAATTATTCCCCTGTTAGTTCTTAATCCAACATGACAAATGgatgggaaaaataatttttaagaagtGTTTCAGTACACCTGCCTAATACCCtaatactttgttttctttatggGAGCATAAAAGATCTTTCATGTAACAACTTCTTAAGTTGTTTTACTCAAATGTTGTGAAAGGCCACTGAGGTCTGCATCCTCACCAAATGAGGCATGGTGCTTGAGCACCTCTGAGCTTTACCCCTGCCATTCAGTGTGCTGGGTGTGCACTGCTGATTGGGCTGGAGGGCAGCTCCTAAAGACATGGGCCACACTGAGTAACCAGAgagtgctttgggttggaagggatcttaaggATCAGCTCATTCCAACCCttggccatgggcagggacaccttccactatcccaggttgttccaagccctgtccaacctggccttgagcacctccagggatggggcagccacagcttctctgggcaccctgtgccagggctcaccagcctcacagggaacaaATTCTTCTcagtatctaatctaaaccttctCTCTTTTAGTTTAATGCTATTCtcccttgtcccatcactgcATGTCCTTGAAAAATGCCCCTCTCCAGATGAATACATGACCTGGGCTCTGAACAACCCTGAGATACATTTGCTGGTTTCTCTTGAATATTTTGCTACTGTGCTGTAACCATATCAATTAATACCAACCAACTTTCCCTCCAACAAATTATTTATTGCAGCAGAAATGCACAGTGAGCACTCAGGGGTTGTTCTCAGCACCTCTCCTGCTGTGATGACACCAGCAACATAGAAAGCTTCTCATGAACGTTGTGGTTCTTATGAGAGAAAATTATGGTGAACCTCAGATCTGCATCTGCATTTTACAGCTAGGACTAGCACTTATCATTCTGTGAACTCATTTCCCAAAAGTGTTCCTCCTTGTTATGTTCCTTGACCAGAAAAtagctattaaaataaaaaagaaaagaaaatgaagttaaaCAAAGCACAGTCAAAAAACAAGCTGATAAATTTGAGGTACATTTCTTCTGTAATTTTGTTCACTTTTAAAAGGTTATCCAGCCTACTTTTCTTTTAACCATTGTCAGACTTAAACAATGTAGCAGACCAggtgtttttatatatataaagcaatTTGCAGCCTCCATATAGTAAGAATTCAAGTTCTTGACACAAGGAACACTGACTTTTCTTTGATCTCTGAATAACGGAATTTTCAGAGAATTTTCTGCATTTAGTTATTTAGAGCTTTCAGAAAACTTGCCTTGAGGCCATTTTTTGGATCACACCTGCTTCCCACCACACTAAGCTTGACAGATCTAAGAATCTCTTGGATGTGAGTCAAATTTCATATTTTGTAATAGAATTGTTTCCTTGCATTCGTGAGGCAcccttccttctctgctgtgaCATTTGTTGTTGATCATGCCACCTGACAGGAACACTTTGAAATCCAGCCTTTCATTCTAAAACCAGGTTTAGACTGCACATGAAGGGAAATTTAAATAACATGAACTGGAAGTTGTGTGGCAGTAGATGCTTCCACCTACTCTCCCTGTTGAAGAGTcaggaaaacataaaatcatagggttgtttaggttggaaaaaacctcaaatatCAAGATAACTGTTACTAAGCAGCCATGCTTATTACCAGTCACATGAAGGGGATGCTAGAAGTGAAGAGGGTGGGCTTTGACAGCACTCACATTTTGCAGTATGTAGTTTTGAGGATACCCATGATGTATGCAGAAGAACTttaaagatatatatataaccATAAACCATATTTAgataaggaaaattaaattatgccatatgtaatatattttttcctgtttgtacCTAAAACCATTTGGATGCAAAGCTCTATTACTAAGTATTCCTTTAAAGCTACAAATAGGGTAAATAGGATTGCACAAGCATTTGGtgcaaacagcactgaaaacaaCCATGTGCTGCACAGGTACTCAATTTATTAGGTGAACTTCAATTTCACTAATCTTTGCACAGTACAGATTAAGCTcatgaaatgtattttctccCTAAATATAAGACCTTCTTAGCTTAACTTGGATTTAGGTGTTTACTCTCAGGATTTAGGAATAAATCAAAAATGACAGACATTATAGTTCAGCACAGACAGAGCATTCCTTCTCACCACCAAACCCATCTCCTGTCTCCTGCTTTCCCATTAGAGCCCAAAAAAGGAATCCATCCTCTTCTGAGATTTCAATATCTACTGTTCCATTTCAGAGTTCTCCTCTCAAAAGTGAGAGGTGCTCCCCAAAGTTTTATTCCCTCTCCTAGTCAGACATCAGCATACATTCCATTGATCAAATAATCCAGCCTGGTGTAATGCCTCTTCTGAAGAGATTCATGGATTTTCTTCCCTGTCAGCACAATAACTAGCAACAGGAAtgtcaccccaaaaaacaaagctGCTACAaggctgcttttttcccccagctgaaAGACACCTTTCCCTCTCAGAACACCTTCTGACAGGGAGCTTTCTGAGTCAGATGGGTCATAACCCTGAAGGTCATTTTGGGAAGGGGAATCACTGGACAGAATGAAAcctggaaaagagaggagagTCACATGGCTGGTATCACTGGAAGAGACAATTGTTGGCTCAGGAGCCATGGCTGGAGTCCTTAGCCCTGATAGGGCAGTGGCAGATGCAGAATTTGTGGTCACCTGCACAGTTGTagaaagagaagcagaatttGTGGGCTTGGAAAGAGGAACATGAGTAACAGTGATGCtggtggcagggacagcaggtttagctgcagtggctgcagcaggtggaGAGGCAGCTGTGGTTGGTTTGGCAGCACCAGGATGCAGAGAGGTTGTAAGAGACTccagctgggcagtgcctgtTGGCAGAGGAGCAAGAGAAGCACTGCTGGTTTCAGGGGCACCTGCCTGAGCAGAGGTGGGGAAGGAAGCAGTGGGGTTTCCaaatggagcagcagcaggagtgctTGGTGGCACTTTAATTACCTGCTGCCTTGAGATGGGGTCTAAGCTCTTAGATTCTTTTGCTCTTTGAGATTCAGGAGAAACTGTATGAAGTTCcatgttgtccaaatgcttgcCTATGTGGTTCAGGAGTTCAGATGCCTGATGAAAGACAGACTGCTCCAAACTGGCAGTGTGATTCTGATGGATATCCTGACTGTGAGAAATAAAGGTTCCAGCATCCGAAGGCAAAGAATAGTCATTTGAAGAAAAGTTCTCAGTTTTGATGGATTTATCCTCTAGGGCATGAATGTCTGGAAACAGAAATACTtgtatttaattattaaatCTATTTTTGACTAATGTAGGCATACTCTATTTGTATTTCTTAGAAACATTTATGTAAGGGGGCTCTAAGAGATAATGACTAATGAaacttcctttctttaaaatatacaCAGTGACATTTAAATTCTATCTCATAAAAGCTGTCAGCCTCAAGCCTACTCACATAACAATGTTCTGTGCAGAAATACCATACAAATAATAATCCTAAAAGCTACCtgattttactgtattttttctaCAGTATTTACCTGCTTTACAGGTATTATAGAAAGTATTTGGCTGAGCATGAGCTGTTGGAAAGACAGGCTAATTGCcaattaatattatatatataattttataattttatttataaaattatagaaatatatataatatattcaTGATAACcattcagctgctgcagagaacaTTTAAAAGGGAACCTGCTCTCAAGTAGTTCTGACTCTCACTCATCTCTTTTTAATATTGAAACAAAAAGGTTTGTTAAATGCACTggaattgaaataaataaagaagtaTCTTTCCCCCTTTTAGCTTGGTTTTCAGTGTAACCACATACAGCTTCTCATATGAAAGAACAAAGTTTGAAACATCTGTTGCTACCGACACTGCTCAGGTGCTACCTTTGAAAACTTACCAGGAACATCAAAAAAGCTAGCATAATCTTTCTGCAATTAAAT from Haemorhous mexicanus isolate bHaeMex1 chromosome 5, bHaeMex1.pri, whole genome shotgun sequence encodes:
- the MANSC1 gene encoding MANSC domain-containing protein 1; amino-acid sequence: MSRGGSRWPVHLLAITCLMAGPALSQECSAEKMENSIIDIDLSLPRGVRGAEPLRVPSAGACVRACCSGHRLAGDKKCNLIIFYAARTSTHPNCYLFYCPSTEACPMKPATGLVSYKITTDIHALEDKSIKTENFSSNDYSLPSDAGTFISHSQDIHQNHTASLEQSVFHQASELLNHIGKHLDNMELHTVSPESQRAKESKSLDPISRQQVIKVPPSTPAAAPFGNPTASFPTSAQAGAPETSSASLAPLPTGTAQLESLTTSLHPGAAKPTTAASPPAAATAAKPAVPATSITVTHVPLSKPTNSASLSTTVQVTTNSASATALSGLRTPAMAPEPTIVSSSDTSHVTLLSFPGFILSSDSPSQNDLQGYDPSDSESSLSEGVLRGKGVFQLGEKSSLVAALFFGVTFLLLVIVLTGKKIHESLQKRHYTRLDYLINGMYADV